The Candidatus Amarolinea dominans genome has a segment encoding these proteins:
- a CDS encoding tetratricopeptide repeat protein, whose amino-acid sequence MGDLALLLDRPDAAAAAYASAIGAAVPPGTLTYFNQLAPLLGSKGLTEPAVQAYESALRLSPDDLDLLTPLGNLLRDRGRLTEAEAIFRRALAIDPTEPDGYSGLAVVYHRQGRYAEAETWYRRAVNVQQARLVSPVDTLLAWGQLAQTQGQPEQARAHFQEVIRLAPQDARAYIALGNLALQGADAAPTSGAAYPAPAISLTSTLTVSLASTQEAENWYRRAVVAAPHAPDGFAALARFLQNQGRLADALTTAQQGVDASAVAAPGADEAFQTLGDMQQAAGQLAQAVVSYRRAIEINSRNVGAHVNLARVFIRQGEPARALAEYQSAVRAAPYSAWALSALASAHARAGDTSAAQTHYRRAIAADRTYVGAFIALAQLLASQGDADAAIALLAAGLQANPASAALLSARGDLERSRGDFQAAQATYQAALALDPTASGAATNLALLFTQRGDRTQALAVAQAAVNAAPLSGGGWVLLGNVRRGQGDLPGALAAYRQAIGVAGGFQDGYLALADALIVSGQPAEAAAVLAQGLQAAPGPELYVALGNLAARQRDPRPTAAEQFAAALASDRTFIPAYIGLASVSGIRTEIRDQRSEIGYVGDEERAVALNPASAWARVALAGALRSQGAWSEAEAAFKQALVVEPFYSAGYTALAAAYLARGEREAAWAVLQAAAQIAPADAAVQSALGQWFLHGGRYDEAQDAFIQAQQLDHTLESAPLGLAQAWLAAGNRSQALAVLTEASQAIPTSSAVWLLAGNLLEALPADVRTENRPASTVPLTASLPIGNVVLDPAAAYQQASQRDASQAAPWLALAAWRQRSADPEGAQAAFAQAADLEPQNPTVIIAQAEALQAQGQITPALTLLLDAHQRLPGSPDLLVALAGLRVEIGDQRSEIGYVGDENSPLSNLRSPVSDISSPRALLEQALALNPASSAARLALAELDRRAGHLPQAIARLQTAVQLDPANPGLLIALANLEGRRDPQAAQARLQEAVRRNPSLGWPLTALAGRELSEGETSAAEAHLRQALQVNPAFGGAALVLGQALQRQGQSADAETVLRGALAFDATNAAVAVTLADLLTRQGRITETLTLLQETIANNPAAAVSLIALGNFLQDHLWKADDLQSPVSGLRSPTSAYTLAIARAPQNADAYIALANWYLAQGERAHAWQTLQQGQAQTPNDLGLQLAVGQWYLGGADTINARAAFSQALTLDQSRADGWMGLAQAWLAAGERTLAAQALSQAMQADPTDPAPWLAYAQGLAAGRLPPLADVPAEPAAVYAHAATLDRARAAPYLGLAALYQRQGAWPQVLTALEQAAAREPANTAIALARAAAWRQQNRPDLAVTVLTQTLQTTPGAVDVLIALADITQSTGVPAENRPAAYIALITQALTLAPGYAPAIVALAQAESRAGQPTAALTRLAAALNHRPGDVIVAVALADLYQTLAQPAAAAAVLGDIRGRQPGNVSAALALASLYRQQGQAEEARQTLTQATAIAPLSAAPWLALAQLETSAPAIRAAFARAAAADPADSAAPLAAGQFELTQGDLPAAAAAFTRSLALNPTGPAAYIALAQVAERQGQTAAAQAHLAAAALAAPASGWVRTSLGNAYRSQGDIPQAQAVYRAAITVEPTYLGAYTALAALLAEQGRFDEAQALLQTAAALDASDPAPLIAQARTAEMAGQADAALRSGRAAAARGPASGWAWATLGDLMRNQGKLDEAARLYRTGIGADPLYSGNYVSLSSLQLAQGQPAAASSTLQQGLRLAPNTPALLVSQGNLLRRQDQAAAARRAKAAYEAAIAADAGNASGLLALGQWFEAQGNAPAALASYQAAARLPSAAAAGLTAQANVQRGRGEMEQALSLYGQAIAGVLAENRDIYAPALTGRDQTLLALGRGDEGLAAHLDAVARQPTSSAARVALGDAYRRRGRLAEALAAYQAGLDLQPGNQAALVGLAGAQQADGQLAAAEATLRRAAALRPGNASLYIAWGDVRWAAGDAAGAQARFEQALALDAGQATPLARLGVLAQLQGRPAEALTLFQAAVKADPLNLVGAIQLGQALAQGGDYTGARAVYARAAALNRSAAVPLVLSGNTYLAENDPAAAMSAFQAAIQAEPGNVAGYIALGNLYRQDKRYDDALAQFEQAQQLNPGAGWPWEAAGNVLRQQRKLEEAVSLYEQALQRDPRRMNAVNALVAIFKGWRALPDYAARYEAQLAQEGQPAWIHAILAGIYQALDQIEPAIRHNEALLVGYPEYADPYFALARYYQRRGDGQAATAAWQHYLALMAQTASDARLEAEASLQRLNLVTIESPAAGARVSGQIASIRIIGTAAIENFQYYKIEWGAGEAPTDWNLLVNAPTPVNRGLLATWNTAGLAPGVYTLRLTAVDITGNFPPPPCGGGGGGGGGGGGGGGGGGGGGEAPETGRRRGGEGGEAEKGRGGEGERRRGGEAERRRRGEGEKGRRGESEKGRK is encoded by the coding sequence ATGGGCGATCTGGCGCTGCTGCTCGACCGGCCGGACGCAGCCGCCGCGGCCTATGCCAGCGCGATCGGGGCCGCGGTCCCGCCAGGCACCCTCACCTATTTCAACCAATTGGCGCCGCTGCTGGGCAGCAAAGGCCTGACCGAGCCGGCCGTGCAGGCGTATGAGAGCGCGCTGCGCCTCTCGCCGGACGATCTCGATCTTCTGACCCCGTTGGGCAACCTGCTGCGCGATCGCGGCCGCCTGACTGAGGCCGAAGCCATCTTTCGGCGTGCGCTGGCGATTGACCCCACCGAGCCAGACGGCTACAGCGGCCTGGCTGTGGTCTACCATCGCCAGGGTCGCTACGCCGAGGCGGAGACCTGGTACCGCCGCGCGGTCAACGTCCAGCAGGCGCGCCTCGTCAGCCCGGTGGACACCCTGCTGGCCTGGGGTCAACTCGCCCAAACGCAAGGTCAACCCGAGCAGGCCAGGGCGCATTTCCAGGAGGTGATCCGTCTCGCGCCGCAAGATGCCCGCGCCTACATCGCCCTGGGCAACCTGGCCTTGCAGGGCGCCGATGCCGCGCCGACGTCTGGCGCGGCCTATCCAGCGCCTGCCATTTCGCTCACCTCGACGCTCACCGTCAGCCTGGCCTCGACGCAGGAAGCCGAAAATTGGTATCGCCGGGCCGTAGTCGCGGCTCCGCACGCGCCGGATGGCTTTGCTGCCCTGGCCCGTTTCCTTCAGAATCAAGGTCGCCTGGCCGACGCGCTCACCACCGCGCAGCAGGGCGTAGACGCCAGCGCGGTCGCCGCGCCCGGCGCGGATGAGGCTTTCCAGACCCTGGGTGACATGCAGCAGGCAGCCGGCCAGCTTGCGCAGGCCGTGGTTTCCTACAGGCGGGCCATCGAGATCAACAGCCGCAACGTCGGCGCGCATGTCAACCTGGCACGCGTCTTCATCCGGCAAGGAGAGCCGGCCCGCGCCCTGGCCGAATACCAGTCGGCCGTACGCGCTGCGCCTTATTCCGCCTGGGCGCTTTCCGCCCTGGCCTCGGCCCATGCCCGCGCCGGCGACACCAGCGCCGCACAGACTCATTACCGCCGCGCCATCGCCGCAGATCGAACCTATGTCGGCGCCTTCATCGCCCTGGCGCAGCTTCTTGCCTCCCAGGGCGACGCGGACGCCGCCATCGCCCTGCTGGCCGCTGGTCTGCAGGCCAATCCCGCCTCCGCAGCCCTGCTCAGCGCGCGCGGCGACCTGGAGCGCAGTCGCGGCGATTTCCAGGCCGCGCAAGCCACCTACCAGGCTGCCCTGGCCCTCGATCCGACTGCGTCCGGCGCGGCGACCAACCTGGCCTTGCTCTTCACCCAGCGCGGTGATCGGACACAGGCCCTGGCCGTAGCCCAGGCCGCGGTCAACGCCGCGCCCCTCTCCGGTGGGGGTTGGGTTCTGCTCGGCAACGTGCGCCGTGGTCAAGGCGACCTGCCAGGCGCCCTGGCCGCCTATCGCCAGGCCATCGGTGTGGCCGGCGGCTTTCAGGACGGCTACCTGGCGTTGGCCGACGCTCTGATCGTCAGCGGACAGCCCGCAGAGGCGGCCGCGGTTCTGGCGCAGGGCTTGCAGGCCGCACCTGGCCCGGAGCTTTACGTAGCCCTGGGCAACCTGGCCGCCCGCCAGCGCGATCCCCGGCCCACCGCGGCCGAACAGTTCGCCGCCGCGCTCGCGTCCGATCGAACCTTCATCCCCGCGTACATCGGCCTGGCGTCGGTCTCCGGGATCAGGACAGAGATTCGAGATCAGAGATCAGAGATCGGGTACGTGGGTGACGAGGAACGCGCCGTGGCGCTCAACCCGGCCTCGGCCTGGGCACGCGTCGCGCTGGCGGGCGCATTGCGCAGCCAGGGCGCGTGGTCTGAGGCCGAAGCCGCGTTCAAGCAGGCGCTGGTCGTCGAGCCGTTCTACAGCGCCGGCTACACCGCCCTGGCTGCCGCTTATTTGGCCCGCGGCGAGCGTGAGGCCGCATGGGCCGTTTTACAGGCCGCGGCGCAGATTGCGCCGGCCGACGCCGCCGTGCAGAGCGCGCTGGGGCAGTGGTTTCTACACGGCGGCCGCTATGACGAAGCGCAGGACGCCTTCATCCAGGCGCAGCAGCTCGATCACACCCTGGAAAGCGCACCCCTGGGCCTGGCCCAAGCCTGGCTGGCCGCCGGCAACCGCAGCCAGGCCCTGGCCGTGCTGACCGAAGCCTCCCAGGCCATCCCCACCAGCAGCGCCGTCTGGCTCCTGGCTGGCAACCTGCTCGAAGCGCTCCCGGCCGACGTTCGCACCGAAAATCGGCCTGCCAGCACAGTTCCCCTGACGGCATCTCTCCCCATCGGCAATGTCGTTCTTGACCCGGCCGCCGCCTACCAGCAGGCCAGCCAGCGCGACGCCTCGCAGGCCGCGCCCTGGCTGGCCCTGGCCGCCTGGCGCCAACGCAGCGCCGACCCCGAAGGCGCACAGGCCGCCTTCGCCCAGGCCGCCGACCTCGAACCCCAGAATCCGACCGTCATCATCGCCCAGGCCGAAGCTCTCCAGGCCCAGGGCCAGATCACCCCGGCCCTCACCCTGCTGCTCGACGCGCACCAGCGCCTGCCCGGCTCCCCCGACCTGCTCGTCGCATTGGCTGGGCTGAGGGTAGAGATTGGAGATCAGAGATCAGAGATCGGGTACGTGGGTGACGAGAATTCGCCGCTCTCCAATCTCCGGTCTCCGGTCTCAGATATCTCCTCCCCCCGCGCCCTGCTCGAACAGGCCCTGGCCCTCAACCCGGCCAGTTCGGCCGCCAGGCTGGCGCTGGCCGAGCTGGATCGCCGGGCCGGCCATCTGCCGCAGGCCATCGCTCGCTTGCAGACCGCGGTGCAGCTCGACCCCGCCAACCCTGGCCTTCTGATTGCGCTTGCCAACCTGGAAGGCCGGCGCGATCCACAGGCCGCCCAGGCGCGGTTGCAAGAGGCTGTCCGCCGCAACCCCAGCCTCGGTTGGCCGCTGACCGCCCTGGCCGGCCGCGAGTTGAGCGAGGGTGAAACGAGCGCGGCCGAAGCCCATCTGCGCCAGGCCCTCCAGGTCAACCCTGCATTCGGCGGCGCCGCGCTCGTGCTCGGCCAGGCCCTGCAGCGGCAAGGGCAGAGCGCCGACGCCGAAACGGTGTTACGCGGCGCGCTCGCCTTCGATGCCACCAACGCCGCGGTCGCCGTGACCCTGGCCGACCTCCTGACCCGTCAGGGCCGCATCACCGAAACGTTGACCCTCCTGCAAGAAACCATCGCCAACAACCCTGCCGCCGCCGTCTCCCTCATCGCCCTCGGCAACTTCCTGCAAGACCATTTGTGGAAGGCGGATGATCTCCAATCTCCGGTCTCCGGTCTCCGGTCTCCAACCTCCGCCTACACGCTGGCAATAGCGCGGGCGCCACAGAATGCGGACGCCTACATCGCCCTGGCAAACTGGTATCTGGCGCAGGGGGAGAGAGCGCACGCCTGGCAAACGCTGCAGCAGGGGCAGGCGCAGACCCCCAACGACCTGGGCCTGCAACTGGCCGTCGGGCAATGGTACCTGGGCGGCGCTGACACCATCAACGCCCGCGCCGCCTTTTCGCAGGCGCTGACGCTGGATCAGAGCCGCGCTGACGGCTGGATGGGGCTGGCGCAGGCGTGGCTGGCCGCGGGCGAGCGCACATTGGCCGCCCAGGCGTTGAGCCAGGCCATGCAGGCCGATCCCACCGACCCTGCGCCCTGGCTGGCCTACGCGCAGGGCCTGGCCGCGGGCCGCTTGCCCCCGTTGGCCGATGTCCCGGCCGAACCGGCCGCGGTCTACGCTCATGCCGCAACGCTCGACCGTGCGCGCGCCGCGCCCTACCTGGGGCTGGCCGCGCTCTACCAACGTCAGGGCGCCTGGCCGCAGGTGCTGACCGCGCTCGAGCAGGCGGCGGCCCGCGAACCCGCGAACACCGCCATCGCCCTGGCGCGCGCCGCAGCCTGGCGCCAGCAAAATCGGCCCGACCTGGCCGTCACCGTCCTCACCCAGACCCTGCAAACCACGCCGGGCGCGGTGGATGTGCTGATTGCCCTGGCCGACATCACGCAGTCCACCGGCGTACCCGCCGAAAATCGCCCCGCCGCCTACATTGCCCTCATTACCCAGGCGTTGACCCTCGCGCCTGGTTACGCGCCGGCCATTGTTGCCCTGGCCCAGGCCGAGTCACGCGCCGGGCAGCCAACCGCCGCGTTGACCCGCCTAGCCGCGGCGTTGAACCACCGGCCCGGCGATGTGATCGTCGCCGTCGCGTTGGCCGATCTCTACCAAACGTTGGCCCAACCGGCCGCGGCCGCGGCTGTGCTGGGGGACATCCGCGGCCGGCAACCGGGCAACGTCAGCGCGGCGCTGGCGCTGGCCTCCCTCTACCGGCAGCAGGGTCAGGCGGAAGAGGCCCGGCAGACGCTCACGCAGGCGACCGCCATCGCGCCGCTGTCGGCCGCGCCCTGGCTGGCGCTTGCCCAACTGGAAACCTCGGCCCCTGCCATCCGCGCCGCCTTCGCCCGCGCCGCGGCCGCTGACCCTGCTGACAGCGCCGCGCCCCTGGCCGCCGGTCAATTCGAGCTGACCCAGGGCGATTTACCCGCAGCCGCGGCCGCCTTCACGCGCAGCCTGGCCCTCAACCCCACCGGCCCCGCCGCCTACATTGCCCTCGCGCAGGTAGCCGAACGCCAGGGGCAAACGGCCGCCGCCCAGGCGCACCTGGCCGCGGCCGCCCTCGCCGCGCCGGCCTCCGGCTGGGTACGCACCAGCCTGGGCAACGCCTACCGCAGCCAGGGTGACATCCCCCAGGCCCAGGCCGTCTATCGCGCCGCCATCACGGTGGAACCGACCTACCTCGGCGCGTACACGGCCCTGGCCGCGCTCCTGGCTGAGCAGGGCCGCTTCGACGAGGCCCAGGCGCTGCTGCAGACAGCCGCCGCGCTCGATGCCAGCGACCCCGCGCCGCTCATTGCCCAGGCGCGCACCGCAGAGATGGCCGGACAGGCCGACGCGGCGCTGCGCTCCGGTCGCGCGGCCGCCGCACGCGGCCCAGCCTCTGGTTGGGCCTGGGCCACGTTGGGCGATCTGATGCGCAACCAGGGCAAATTGGACGAGGCGGCGCGCCTCTACCGCACCGGTATCGGCGCCGATCCGCTTTACAGCGGGAACTACGTCAGCCTGAGCAGCCTGCAACTGGCGCAGGGCCAACCCGCGGCCGCGTCGTCCACCTTGCAGCAGGGCCTGCGCTTGGCGCCGAACACGCCGGCGCTGCTGGTCAGCCAGGGCAACCTGCTGCGGCGTCAGGATCAAGCCGCCGCGGCCCGCCGCGCCAAGGCGGCCTATGAAGCCGCCATCGCCGCCGATGCCGGCAACGCCAGCGGCCTGCTGGCCCTGGGGCAATGGTTCGAAGCGCAGGGCAATGCGCCGGCCGCGCTCGCGTCCTATCAGGCCGCGGCCCGCCTGCCATCCGCCGCCGCCGCTGGCTTGACCGCGCAGGCCAACGTGCAGCGCGGGCGCGGCGAGATGGAACAGGCGCTCTCGCTCTACGGCCAGGCCATTGCCGGTGTCCTGGCCGAAAATCGCGACATCTACGCCCCGGCGCTGACCGGGCGGGATCAGACCCTGCTCGCCCTGGGGCGCGGCGATGAGGGGCTGGCCGCCCATCTGGACGCCGTCGCCCGACAGCCCACCTCCTCCGCGGCACGCGTCGCGTTGGGCGATGCCTACCGCCGCCGCGGCCGCCTGGCGGAAGCCCTCGCGGCGTACCAGGCCGGCCTCGATCTACAGCCGGGGAACCAGGCCGCGCTCGTGGGCCTGGCCGGCGCCCAGCAGGCCGACGGCCAATTGGCCGCGGCCGAGGCCACCCTGCGCCGCGCGGCCGCGTTGCGACCGGGCAATGCCAGCCTTTACATCGCCTGGGGAGATGTGCGTTGGGCGGCCGGCGACGCGGCCGGCGCACAGGCGCGCTTCGAGCAAGCGTTGGCCCTGGACGCCGGGCAGGCCACACCCCTGGCTCGCCTGGGCGTCCTGGCGCAGTTGCAGGGCCGGCCGGCCGAGGCGTTGACCTTGTTCCAGGCCGCGGTGAAGGCGGATCCGCTCAACCTGGTGGGGGCCATCCAACTGGGGCAGGCGTTGGCGCAGGGCGGCGACTACACCGGCGCACGCGCGGTCTACGCACGCGCCGCCGCGCTCAATCGCAGCGCGGCCGTACCCCTGGTGTTGAGCGGCAACACCTACCTGGCTGAAAACGACCCGGCCGCGGCCATGTCCGCGTTCCAGGCAGCGATTCAGGCCGAACCGGGCAACGTCGCAGGTTACATCGCCCTGGGCAACCTCTATCGCCAGGACAAGCGCTACGACGACGCGCTGGCGCAGTTCGAGCAGGCGCAGCAGCTCAACCCCGGCGCAGGCTGGCCCTGGGAGGCGGCCGGCAATGTCCTGCGCCAGCAGCGTAAGCTGGAGGAAGCCGTCAGCCTCTACGAACAGGCCCTGCAGCGCGACCCGCGGCGCATGAATGCGGTCAATGCCCTGGTTGCCATCTTCAAGGGCTGGCGCGCCCTGCCCGATTACGCCGCCCGCTACGAGGCGCAGTTGGCGCAGGAAGGTCAGCCGGCCTGGATTCACGCCATTCTGGCCGGCATCTACCAGGCGCTCGATCAGATCGAGCCGGCGATTCGACATAACGAAGCGCTGCTGGTGGGCTACCCGGAGTACGCCGATCCCTATTTTGCCCTGGCGCGTTACTATCAACGCCGCGGCGACGGTCAGGCCGCAACCGCGGCCTGGCAGCACTACCTGGCGTTGATGGCCCAAACGGCCAGCGACGCGCGGCTGGAGGCGGAGGCTTCGCTGCAGCGGTTGAACCTGGTGACGATCGAATCGCCCGCGGCCGGCGCGCGCGTCAGCGGACAGATCGCCTCCATTCGCATCATTGGCACGGCCGCCATCGAGAACTTCCAGTATTACAAGATCGAGTGGGGCGCCGGCGAGGCGCCAACCGACTGGAATCTGCTGGTCAATGCACCGACCCCGGTCAACCGCGGGCTGTTGGCAACCTGGAACACCGCGGGCCTGGCCCCGGGCGTCTACACCCTGCGCCTGACCGCGGTGGACATCACCGGCAATTTCCCGCCCCCCCCCTGCGGGGGGGGGGGGGGGGGGGGGGGGGGGGGGGGGGGGGGGGGGGGGGGGGGGGGGGGGGGCGGAGAGGCCCCGGAGACCGGGAGGCGGAGAGGGGGAGAGGGGGGAGAGGCGGAGAAGGGGAGAGGCGGAGAGGGGGAGAGGCGGAGAGGCGGAGAGGCGGAGAGGCGGAGAAGGGGAGAAGGGGAGAAGGGGAGAAGGGGAGAAAGTGAAAAGGGGAGGAAGTAA
- a CDS encoding HNH endonuclease, which translates to MVMDHIIPLAAGGASDSTNLCLACYRCNEFKGARTEARDPLSGDVTPLFNPNSQEWHNHPCTHSSSASMA; encoded by the coding sequence ATGGTGATGGACCACATCATCCCCCTGGCGGCCGGTGGGGCATCGGACAGCACCAACCTCTGCCTGGCTTGCTATCGCTGCAACGAGTTCAAGGGCGCACGAACCGAAGCGCGTGATCCACTGAGCGGCGACGTCACACCTCTATTTAATCCCAACAGCCAGGAATGGCATAACCACCCATGCACACACTCATCATCGGCCTCGATGGCCTGA